Below is a genomic region from candidate division KSB1 bacterium.
CTTAGCGTAAATTCCTCAAAGATCGAAGTCAGCTCCAGGGTCACGTTTTTCAGGCCAGTAGCCAAGTGCAGGTCGCCGCCAGGGTGCTCGATCACTTTCAGCTCGTCGGCACCATTGCCTCGGAAGACCGCAGCAGGCTGAATAGGACGGAAACTGAGGATGAAGTCAGCGATCATGCCTTCGAGGGCGGTTGTGATTTTTTCGGTTGCTTTTTTGACGGTCGCTTTCGGAGATGCCTGTTTAGTGGCGCTAAAAACAGTCGCTTCAATTTTTTCCAGCGATGTTGTTGGCACTTCAACCTCGGCAGTAGCTACCGCTTCCCAGGCTGGCAGCTCAGTTGCCAGGTGATAGAGCTGCTGGCAGCGATCACAACCATTCAAATGTTCTTTTATGGCTTGCGCTTGTTGTTCGGTTAGTTCGCCATCCAGAAAAGCGGGAAGACGGCGCTGAATCGTTTGGCATTCGCTCAAATTATGGCTGGCTATCTGGCGCATCTGCTGTTGCAGGGCGGCCAATTGGCGGCGACAGGTATCGCAGTCTTCGAGATGTCGTTCAATGCGATCCCGTTGCTCTAGCGCCAGGCCAATGTTATTAACATAAAGCACTAAATCTACCCGCTTCAGATGTCTTGTCATCATTTCTCCATTCAAAATTATTAGTCTATAATAAAAGCATTCAGAAAAATTTGACCACGGAATTGGAACAACCATGGAACTTGATATTTAGTTTTTTTCTGTGGTCTGAAAAAGCTCTCCCACAGAATTATTGTCCCACAGAAATGAATTTAACCACGGAATTGGAACAACCACGGAAATTGGCATTTGTTTGTTTCTGTGGTCGTTCCATTTCTGTGGTCTGAAAAAGCTCTTCCACAGAATTGGTATCCCACAGAAATGAATTTGACCACGGAATTGGAACA
It encodes:
- a CDS encoding zf-HC2 domain-containing protein gives rise to the protein MMTRHLKRVDLVLYVNNIGLALEQRDRIERHLEDCDTCRRQLAALQQQMRQIASHNLSECQTIQRRLPAFLDGELTEQQAQAIKEHLNGCDRCQQLYHLATELPAWEAVATAEVEVPTTSLEKIEATVFSATKQASPKATVKKATEKITTALEGMIADFILSFRPIQPAAVFRGNGADELKVIEHPGGDLHLATGLKNVTLELTSIFEEFTLRAQTDEKGEIVFENLAKGEYIATVSGYRLTEVKVRAAEDKTGS